In Hemiscyllium ocellatum isolate sHemOce1 chromosome 27 unlocalized genomic scaffold, sHemOce1.pat.X.cur. SUPER_27_unloc_43, whole genome shotgun sequence, one genomic interval encodes:
- the LOC132808348 gene encoding gastrula zinc finger protein XlCGF49.1-like, with protein sequence MEKPEESCPVEKQWKCSDGGNGFCFPSAMQIHRRIHTRERPFSCPECGKGFAHTSALMRHQRAHTGERPFPCPECEKAFSNCSDLLTHRRVHTGERPFSCPECGKAFNTSSNLLRHRQVHTRERPFSCPECGKAFSDSYHLLRHQQVHTGERPFSCPDCGKAFSNSSTLLKHRRVHTKERPFPCPECGKAFSDSSHLLTHQQIHTGERPFSCLECGKRFTQASNLLTHRRVHTRERPFSCPLCRKYFTRSSHLRRHQRVHIPSQGD encoded by the coding sequence atggagaaacccgaggaatcctgCCCCGTGGAGAAACAGTGGAAGTGCAGTGATGGTGGGAATGGCTTCTGTTTCCCGTCTGCCATGCAGATTCATCGGCGCATCCACACAAGGGAGAGACCATTctcctgcccagagtgcgggaagggctttgcccacacctccgccctgatgaggcaccagcgggctcacaccggggagaggccattcccctgccccgagtgcgagaaggccttcagcaattgcTCCGACCtactgacccaccggcgggtccacacgggggagaggcccttcagctgccccgagtgtgggaaggccttcaacaCTTCCTCCAACCTGTTGAGGCACCGGCAGGTCCACActagggagaggcccttcagctgccctgagtgcgggaaggccttcagcgattcctaccacctgctgaggcaccagcaggtccacacaggggagaggcccttcagttgccccgactgtgggaaggccttcagtaattcctccaccctgctgaagcaccggcgggtccacaccaaggagagaccattcccctgccctgagtgcgggaaggccttcagcgattcctcccacctgctgacccaccagcagattcacacgggggagaggccgttctcctgcctcgagtgtgggaagagatttacccaggcctccaacctgctgacccaccggcgggtccacacgagggagaggccgttcagctgccccctgtgcagaaagtatttcacccgctcctcccacctcCGGAGGCACCAGAGAGTTCACATACcgtcgcagggggattga